The Temnothorax longispinosus isolate EJ_2023e chromosome 4, Tlon_JGU_v1, whole genome shotgun sequence genome has a window encoding:
- the LOC139811269 gene encoding uncharacterized protein has protein sequence MRCFAIVLLATAVLAAQKKEDPKTKHDKRSLGHELGYGYGLGGISSYGLGSGISTYGLGSGISGYGLGNGISGYGLGSGISSYGLNGISGYGLGSGISSYGLNGIPSYGLGSGYSNYGLGLGGYSTGLGTKIIGSGLSGVAVGNSLASAYGSGLGYAGSYGNYLDHPVIYGAGHASALSGLGGVSVLPHAKAERITGLTVHREVQVPVPVPQPVPVEVTKHVPVPHPVPVKVDRPYPVPVAQPVPVPVTRHVPVKVDRPYPVPVAHPVEVRVPQPVAVPVAHPVPVPYSVTRHVPVGVVPSTYGVGVIPSNVGITSGIASGHEYVGLGSSSLGYPISGAALGSGYGSGFSSGHYVDGGLISSGVSHGISSGIGSGAEHLALSSGLEHVGISNLGPALGHSGTYITSHGTGGYIDGGYIHSAPLKKW, from the exons ATGAGGTGCTTCGCG ATTGTGCTGTTGGCAACCGCCGTGTTGGCGGCTCAGAAGAAGGAAGACCCGAAAACCAAACATGACAAACGGAGTCTGGGTCACGAACTCGGCTACGGATACGGTCTAGGCGGTATCTCAAGCTACGGTCTAGGCAGTGGTATCTCAACCTATGGTTTAGGCAGTGGTATCTCGGGCTACGGTTTAGGCAATGGTATCTCGGGCTACGGTTTAGGCAGTGGTATCTCGAGCTACGGTCTAAACGGTATCTCGGGCTACGGTTTAGGCAGTGGTATCTCGAGCTACGGTCTAAACGGTATCCCAAGCTACGGTCTAGGCAGTGGTTACTCGAACTACGGCCTAGGTCTCGGAGGATACTCGACTGGACTCGGCACGAAGATAATCGGGTCGGGACTCTCAGGAGTCGCCGTAGGTAACAGCCTGGCTTCTGCCTACGGTTCCGGACTGGGATACGCAGGTTCTTACGGAAATTACCTCGATCATCCCGTCATCTACGGTGCTGGTCATGCCAGCGCGCTCAGCGGACTCGGTGGCGTTAGCGTGTTGCCGCACGCCAAAGCCGAGCGCATCACCGGCCTCACCGTACACCGCGAGGTCCAAGTGCCGGTCCCGGTGCCGCAGCCAGTCCCCGTCGAAGTCACCAAGCACGTACCCGTCCCACACCCCGTGCCCGTCAAAGTAGATCGTCCCTATCCCGTTCCAGTAGCGCAACCAGTACCCGTTCCAGTCACTCGTCACGTGCCCGTAAAGGTCGACCGTCCCTATCCAGTCCCGGTGGCACATCCCGTCGAGGTACGCGTGCCGCAACCGGTGGCAGTTCCGGTAGCACACCCGGTACCCGTCCCATACTCTGTCACGAGGCATGTGCCGGTCGGCGTCGTGCCATCGACCTACGGTGTCGGCGTCATACCGTCGAATGTTGGCATCACATCTGGAATCGCGTCCGGACACGAATACGTCGGTCTAGGATCCAGCAGTCTGGGATACCCCATCTCGGGTGCGGCTCTGGGTAGCGGATATGGCTCCGGTTTTAGCAGCGGCCACTATGTGGACGGCGGCCTCATCTCAAGTGGCGTCAGCCACGGTATTTCTAGCGGTATTGGAAGCGGTGCGGAACATCTTGCTCTCAGCAGCGGCTTGGAACACGTTGGAATCAGCAACTTGGGACCGGCTCTGGGACACAGCGGCACGTACATAACGTCCCACGGCACTGGCGGATACATCGATGGCGGATACATACATTCGGCACCGTTGAAGAAGTGGTAA